The DNA region AATGGCATTGATTGTGATGCCGGATTCGGCGAGCTCGGCCGACCATTGCCGCACCAGCCCATGCAGGGCGGACTTGGCGGCCGTATAAGCCGTGATACCCGGCCGGCCGAGAAAGGCCGTAACCGATCCGGTAAACACGATGCGCCCATAATTCTGCTTGACCATATGGCCGGCAATGTGTCGCCCCAATGCCCACTGCGAGGTCAGGTTGGCAAAGAGCACACGCTCGAAATCAGCCAGGGCAACCGACAGCAGCGGCTCGCGGTGCTGGATGCCTGCATTGGAATAAAAGATGTCTATCTTGCCTACGTCGGCCAGCAACTGGTCGACCGCCGCGGTGGCCTGGGGAATATCTGCAATATCGAAAGGCAGCGCACGCGCCTTGATGCCCTGCTCGCACAGCGCGGCTGCGGTTTGCTGCAATGCCTGGCCATCCCTGCCATTAAGCACCACTGTTGCGCCCTGCCGACCCAAGGCCGTGGCCGCTGCCAGTCCTATACCACGAGAAGAGCCGGTAACGAGTGCTACCTGACCGGTAAGATCGAACATGAGTTTCCTTGAAAAAGTTAAGAGGTTGCTGCGTCTTGCGAGATCTCGGCCTGGCGCTTATGAAGCAACAGCGCCATCAGGCGTTCGTCGCGCCACAGGCGACGCTCGAGCAGGTCGGCAGCTGGCAACAAAGCGCGACGCTGCTGGTCTACCGTGTGCACCAGGGCGGGATCCCAGGCGTCGATCGATGTCTGTTCTTGCGCGATGTCCTGAAACATGCCCCCGTAGCGATTACAGTAATCGGCCACACCCTCCGGAGCATTCAGATCTATGGTTTCGAATGGCCCCATGAAGGCCCAGCGCAGTCCGAGCCCATCCTTGACAGTCACGTCCAGGTCTTCCACGCTGACGTAGCCGCCTTGCACCAACCGGAATGCCTCGCGCAGCAAAGCACCCTGCAGACGGTTCAGCACAAAGCCGCGCAGCTCTTTGTTGACCGTAACGGGCTTCTGACCTATTGCCTGCATGATGTCACGGGCTTTTTCGATGATGGCGGGATCCGTCCACGGTGCACCGCAAAGCTCGACGACCGGCACCAAATATGGCGGGTTTACCGGATGAGCAACCAGGCAGCGGGACCGGCCCGCCAAGTGTTCGGAGAACGCCGAGGCCGGGATACTGGAGGTGGAACTGGCCAGCACAGTTTGTGGGCCGGCCAGCGTATCCAATGTGCTGAAGAACGTTTGCTTCAGTTCGAGCACCTCGGGCAGGTTTTCCTGTACATAGTCGGCGTCCTGCAGGGCGAGCGCCAGGTCTGGCACCGCTTGTATGCGCGCCATTACCGCTTGCGCATCGTTCAGTAGCCCACGGTTTTCCAGCTCGTTCACCTGGCGCGAAATCAGTGTCGTCGCCCGTGCAAGCGCGGCCTCGTCGCCATCCCACAAGCGCACAGCGCAACCGCCGCGGGCAAAGACAATAGCCCACCCCTGGCCGATGAGGCCGGCTCCAGCAATGACAATATTCATGGTGGCTCCGGCTTAGACCAGGGTTTGCGTGTGGCCGTCAACGACCAGCGCCTGGCCACTGACGCTGGCGGCCGCCCCGCTGGCAATGAACAAGGCCATATTGGCAATGTCGCGAGCAGTGACCATACGGCCCAGCGATACGTGCTGGGTATAAAGCGTGGTCATTTCCTCGACTGATTTTCCGGCCTCTTTCGCCTTGGCTGCAATGACGGCACGTATGCGATCGCCCTCGACCGCACCGGGCAAGATAGCGTTGACTCGTATGCCGAACTCACCCAACTCAATGGCAAGCGTCTTGGTGAACCCTACGGTTGCCCATTTCGACGATGAATAAGGCGAGCGTCCGGCGTACCCCAGATGGCCGGCGACCGACGACATGTTGATCATTACGCCGGCATCAGACTGCTTGAGCAAGGGAATGGCCCGCCGCGCACACAGGAACTGGCTGGTGATGTTCACGGACAGCGTTCGGTCCCAGTCTGCAAGACTTAAGGTTTCCAGCTTGCCTGTGGGGCCGGCTATGCCCGCGTTATTGATCAGGATGTCCAGCCCGCCCAGCGCCTCGCCGACTTTGGCAAATAACGCATCTACCGCAGCCTCGTCGGAAACGTCGGCTACGGCAGTCTGCAACTTGGGCAGCTCTTTTCGCGCCGCCGTCAGCGCGGTCTCGTTGATGTCGCAAACGAATACATCGCACCCCGCCGCAGTGAACACCCGCGCCATCTCCAGGCCCAGGCCACTGGCGCCGGCGGTAATCAATACCCTTTGGTCTTGCATGCTTATGTCGTCGAACATCGGTGTCTCCACGTTGTATGTACTCGCTATACTATCCAGTGCGGCTATAGACCACAAGGAGGGGCAGCCATGAGCGCAACGGCCGACGTCCAGGCATTGACCACATTTATCCGGGGGCTGCCCAAGGCCGAACTGCATCTGCATATCGAAGGCACACTCGAGCCCGAACTCATTTTCGCACTCGCCCAGCGTAACGGCGTCGCCTTGTCTTATCCGTCCATATCGGCCTTGCGGGCGGCCTACCAGTTCGAGGATCTTCAATCTTTTCTCGACCTGTACTACGCCGGTGCCAGCGTCCTCATCACCGAGGACGACTTCTATGACATGACCATGGCGTATATGCGTCGGGCCCAGGACGACGGCGTGCTGCATGCAGAGATCATGTTCGATCCGCAAACCCATACGTCGCGCGGCATCAGCATGGCCACGATCTTTTCAGGCATTGCCCGAGCGCTGCGCGAAACACGCGCCACCACCGGAATCACCAGTTATCTGCTGCTTAGCTTTTTGCGTCATTTGCCCGAAGAGGAAGCCATGGCAACGCTGGATGCCGCCCTGCCGCTACGCGAGCAATATCAGGATCTATGGATAGGCGTTGGCCTGGACTCCGCCGAACGCGGCAATCCGCCGGCCCGCTTTGCGCGCCTGTACGATCGCTGCGGCCAGCTGGGCTTTCGCCTGACGGCACACGCCGGCGAAGAAGGCCCAGCAGCTTATGTGCAAGAGGCGCTTGATACTTTGGGTGTGGAACGCATCGACCATGGCGTACGCTCGGAAGAAGATGCCGCCCTGATGGCGCGCCTTGCAGCGCAGCGCATACCCCTTACCGTCTGCCCCTTGTCCAACCTGAAGCTGCAAGTGGTCGACGACATGCGCCAGCACAATCTGGCTCGCATGTTGCGACAGGGAATCATGGTAACGGTAAATTCGGACGACCCGGCCTACTTTGGCGGATACATCGCAGACAACTATCTGGCCAGTGCCTTGAGCCTGGACTTGACGCGTGACGAACTCGGTACGCTGGCACACAACAGCATCAGCGCATCGTTCCTGCCCGAGGCCGAGAAAGCCGCCCTGCTGGAAAAATTGACGGTTTATCTGGAGTCTTGCAAGATCTGACCCCATCAAGCAAAAAGCCCACCGCGAGGGTGGGCTTTTCTAATCTAGCAAGTTATTAGATAACTTGGATCGATTTGGCTTGAGGGCCTTTTTGGCCTTCGGCCGCTACGAAGGAAACGCGTTGGTTCTCTTCGAGCGATTTAAAGCCTGTGCCGATGATGTCTGTGTGATGGGCGAAAAGGTCTTTACCACCCGATTCAGGCTTGATGAAACCAAAGCCTTTTTCGTTGTTGAACCACTTCACAATACCGGTTTCTGTTTGCATTTTTTGCAATCCCTAAAAATATAAGAGCGACATGCTCTAAATAGAAGACTGTCAAGGTGTAGAGATTTGAGCAAAAAAGTACTGTACTGATACTGGTACTGGATTGTACTAACTTCAACGAACTTGAAAATCTAGAACGTATAGTATAGCCAGGCCGCAGCCACGTCAACAATAAGTGCAAACTTTATGTGGGGTGTGTGTGGCTATTTGGTATCAATCCATAACAGAGAAAATATGACGTCGGCGCGCAAGCTTCCTCGCAGTTTTTATGACCGTGACACCATCCTGGTGGCACCTGATTTACTCGGCAAGCTTTTGGTACGCAATACCCCGGAGGGCCCGCGTATCGGACGCATAGTGGAAGTGGAAGCTTACCTCGGTCCGCATGACCTGGCCGCTCACACTTCCAAGGGCTTGACGCCCCGAACCCGAGCCATGTTCGGCCCACCCGGGCACGCCTATGTGTACCTGATCTATGGCATGCACCACTGTATGAATGTCGTCACCGAACCGGACGGCACCGGCGCCGCCGTACTACTGCGCGCGCTGGAACCTGTCGCCAACCTATCCGACAACACCCGGGGTCCCGGCAGGCTATGCAAGGCCATGGGGATCGACAAGAGCTACTACGGCCATGATCTTTGCAGCGATGACTTTTTTATTGCGGAAGAACAAGGCGCCCAGTCCCCAAAAATCGCCACGAGCGCTCGGATAGGCGTGGACTACGCTGGAGAGTGGGCAGAAAAACCGCTGCGCTTCTATATAGAGGGCAATGCTTATGTGTCCCGGGTGCCTTCAAGAAAGACCCCAGCAAACCCGTAGGCACAAACAGGAAGGGGCTTTCCTTTCGGAAAGCCCCTAATTCTGGCGCGGCTGGCAGGATTCGAACCCACGACCCCTTGGTTCGTAGCCAAGTACTCTATCCAACTGAGCTACAGCCGCTGCAAAAGAGGCGTAACTATAACATAGATTTTTGCCTGCGTCGCGTCGCTTTCCGGGCCGGCAGTCTGCCGAACAGGCATGCCAATTGCCGGCCGGGGTCATGCCCTCTCATCCCCCTGCCCCACACGCCAACGCGCCGGCCGCGGACGGGAAACCTGTGGTCGTCATCACCGGCGCGTCCGGCAATCTTGGCCGTACCCTGGCGGCCAGCCTGAGGGATGACTATCGCCTGGTGGGGCTGGATCGCGATGAGGACGACACCCTGGGCTTTCCCTCGTTTGCCGTAGACCTTGCCGACGATGATTCGGTTGCCCACGCCATCGAACACATTGCCGACTTATGCGGAAGAAAGCTCGCGGCGGTCATCCACCTGGTGGCCTATTTCGATTCTACCGGCGAAGACAACCCGCTATACCAAACCGTCAACGTGGATGGCACGCGCCGGATGCTGGAGGCCTTGCGCGATTTTGAGGTGGAACGCTTCATTTACGCCAGCACCATGCTGGTACACGCGCCCTGCAAGCCTGGCGAGCACATAGCCGAAACCGACCCTTACGGTCCACTGTACATCTACCCGCAATCCAAACTGCAGGCGGAACAGATCATACGTGAAGGTCACGGCGACATGCCCTACGCCATCCTGCGGTTTGCAGGAGTCTATGACGAGGAGACGGTGGTCCCCACGCTCGCGCAGCAGATCGCCCGCATCTATGAGCGCGACTTTCAGAGCTACTTCTATTCGGCTTCCACGCTGGTGGGCCAGGCCATGTTGCACCGGGACGATATGGTGGATGCCGTTCAACGTACCTTGGCATGCCGGCGCGAGCTGCCCGCTGATACGGTGCTGCTCATCGGCGAATCCGACGCGCCCGGATACGACGCCTTGCAGGACGAGATCGGTTACCTCATACATGGGCAGGACGATTGGCCCACCTTGCGGGTGCCTAAAACCCTGGCCACTGCCGGCGCCTGGCTGCAAGCCCGCATGGAGCCGGCCGTGCCGGATGCGCTGGACCAAGGCGAAGAGCCCTTCATCAAGCCTTACATGATCGCCATGTCGGATGCTCATTACGCGCTGGACACACGTCGCGCGGAGCGCTTGCTGGGATGGCGGCCGGCACACAGGCTGAAGGAAACCCTGCCCGCCATTGTCGAATCGCTGAAGCGCGATCCGGTAGCCTGGTATAGGCGAAACGGCATGACGCCACCACCCACCATTGCCGAGGCTGCGCAGGCGTCGCAGGACAGCGAGCGGTTGCGCGTGCAGAACGAGCAGCAGTATCGTCAGGAGCTTTCAGCCTACCGCTGGCCGCATTTCGTGAATAT from Pollutimonas thiosulfatoxidans includes:
- a CDS encoding 3-hydroxyacyl-CoA dehydrogenase, producing the protein MNIVIAGAGLIGQGWAIVFARGGCAVRLWDGDEAALARATTLISRQVNELENRGLLNDAQAVMARIQAVPDLALALQDADYVQENLPEVLELKQTFFSTLDTLAGPQTVLASSTSSIPASAFSEHLAGRSRCLVAHPVNPPYLVPVVELCGAPWTDPAIIEKARDIMQAIGQKPVTVNKELRGFVLNRLQGALLREAFRLVQGGYVSVEDLDVTVKDGLGLRWAFMGPFETIDLNAPEGVADYCNRYGGMFQDIAQEQTSIDAWDPALVHTVDQQRRALLPAADLLERRLWRDERLMALLLHKRQAEISQDAATS
- a CDS encoding cold-shock protein translates to MQTETGIVKWFNNEKGFGFIKPESGGKDLFAHHTDIIGTGFKSLEENQRVSFVAAEGQKGPQAKSIQVI
- a CDS encoding SDR family oxidoreductase — its product is MFDDISMQDQRVLITAGASGLGLEMARVFTAAGCDVFVCDINETALTAARKELPKLQTAVADVSDEAAVDALFAKVGEALGGLDILINNAGIAGPTGKLETLSLADWDRTLSVNITSQFLCARRAIPLLKQSDAGVMINMSSVAGHLGYAGRSPYSSSKWATVGFTKTLAIELGEFGIRVNAILPGAVEGDRIRAVIAAKAKEAGKSVEEMTTLYTQHVSLGRMVTARDIANMALFIASGAAASVSGQALVVDGHTQTLV
- a CDS encoding adenosine deaminase, whose translation is MSATADVQALTTFIRGLPKAELHLHIEGTLEPELIFALAQRNGVALSYPSISALRAAYQFEDLQSFLDLYYAGASVLITEDDFYDMTMAYMRRAQDDGVLHAEIMFDPQTHTSRGISMATIFSGIARALRETRATTGITSYLLLSFLRHLPEEEAMATLDAALPLREQYQDLWIGVGLDSAERGNPPARFARLYDRCGQLGFRLTAHAGEEGPAAYVQEALDTLGVERIDHGVRSEEDAALMARLAAQRIPLTVCPLSNLKLQVVDDMRQHNLARMLRQGIMVTVNSDDPAYFGGYIADNYLASALSLDLTRDELGTLAHNSISASFLPEAEKAALLEKLTVYLESCKI
- a CDS encoding DNA-3-methyladenine glycosylase; the encoded protein is MTSARKLPRSFYDRDTILVAPDLLGKLLVRNTPEGPRIGRIVEVEAYLGPHDLAAHTSKGLTPRTRAMFGPPGHAYVYLIYGMHHCMNVVTEPDGTGAAVLLRALEPVANLSDNTRGPGRLCKAMGIDKSYYGHDLCSDDFFIAEEQGAQSPKIATSARIGVDYAGEWAEKPLRFYIEGNAYVSRVPSRKTPANP
- a CDS encoding SDR family NAD(P)-dependent oxidoreductase is translated as MFDLTGQVALVTGSSRGIGLAAATALGRQGATVVLNGRDGQALQQTAAALCEQGIKARALPFDIADIPQATAAVDQLLADVGKIDIFYSNAGIQHREPLLSVALADFERVLFANLTSQWALGRHIAGHMVKQNYGRIVFTGSVTAFLGRPGITAYTAAKSALHGLVRQWSAELAESGITINAIAPGYIKTELTRKLWDDAEFTSWLYDRVPQKRWGEPEDIASALVFLAAKESGFVTGQVLTVDGGMTACM